TTTCATAATAAAAAATATAAACCTCATCAATGCCATCAccaaattattttttatttaccaagaagcgttcGTAATTTGCTATATTTTGAATCGGTTTGTGACGTGCACTTCCACAAAAGAAAGCTGCGCGCTGATTGGCCTCTGTCCTTCCACACGTTTTCAGTGAGTCAACGGTCCGCCCCAATGGGACGCCTTCGCCAAACCGAATTCTTCGAACACGGAAGCGTTACAGATTACGGCCCCAAGTGATGCTTTGCGGAACACCAAGctatgctggatagccagctacgTGAAAAATGTATCGCATGGCATTGAATCCACAGTGCATAAGATATACCTAATTTATTTTGTTAATCATAAATTACATCAATATTAATGGTCTTCGCAAGTAATAATTTGAACGCAAAACTTCCAATGAGAAATAGTTGGGCGTTATGGGTGATTGTGAAGTGCTGCTCAAGTTGCAACATGTGAGTGCGATATATCATACAGGACACACTGCAGAAGTCTATCGCTATAAGGTTGGATAAGTATGAACATTTTATGAGGTTACACATTGCCTAGTATGTAGACAAAACAAGTATTTCTGTGGAACTTTATTACTCACTGTGCTAAAGCTCTGCTTCTCATGGATTCGAACGATATTCGTTGGATGTCCAATTTTTTCCAGCGTTTTCACTTCACTTCCAGGACACGAGGCGCTGCATGGCTGGTTCCAAAAGGTACGTTTTTAATAAAGGCCTCAAAGAACCATGACCGAGAATCTGCTTCATCGATTTGGGCGCATCAAGAAATAATGTAGTGCTCCCCATGGCAATGAAAGAAAACCAACCAAGGAACAAAAAACTGAATCGTAAAATGTAGTTCATATCTCCTAGCCACGCTAGTTGAAAAAAGTTCACAGCGGTCAAGCTGAGAATATTATTACAATCACGCCTCGGCGTAAACGGATTAGGAGCCAGCAGTCGGTGTCATCACGCAGTGGCTTCGGTAACGTAAAGAACTTGAAACGAGCGGAATTGCTCATTTCGGCGACTTCGCCGGACAACTCGTCTAACGTTCCCTCTCCGTGACCGGATCAATTACGAAGCGGAGAGTGAAACCGCCTCTCTTCGCCCGCCACGGGAAAGTGTGGCGGTTGCACAGAGTTAGGTCAGGTGTATAAAAGCGAGGACCGTCCTCCCAGAGCTACGAGAATCTTGCAGGTCTTCCGCCGGACACACCACAACGTGAATACTCCTCCCATGGATACGATACTTAAGGTACAGAAATAACGtaatattgatttatttattttgccgAAAATATTTATTACAGCTATCTCTATTCGTCCCGGCATCTCCTAGATATATAAAGGCCAATTCTTATAATATTTATTTCAGGGTGCTGGCCTGATGACTGTGGATGTGTAAAGTTAGAGTTGGCTTTTTCATAGAACTAAGGATTCGAGAACCTAGCACAGCAGTGTATTAAAGCTCACAATTCGGTATTATGTTCTTCGTAATTAGTAACCTAATGAATGCCGTATTTAATTTCCCAATAACAAATTTCTAAGAGAAGCATAGTGTGTGATGAGCCCAGTATTAGGCACCGCTTCTGATGGCTTATTCAGATGCGCAGTTTTTGCTGGTGTAGACTAGTCTCTAATAGCGCAGAAACGTCTCGTTTGGCTCGCTTCCTCTGAGTTATTATTTGTGCTTTATTTTGCCGGAACTTTTCAAAATGAATGAAAAGTCACGATGCCTCAATGTGCGGGATGTACGTACGTGCACATGAAATTGTTCTGAGGATATCCACCGTAACTATCATTGCACTCTGCGCTCGTACAGTAATAATCTGCAGGTGACGATAATGTCTACCGTATTTCTCACCAGACTGTCCTCCTCCTGTCCTTCGCCACCTTGGCAAGAGCGGGAAATGTCTTCGGCGGCGGTTACCAAGGATTTCAGGGTGCCGGTTTCCGAGGCCCGGGATTGCAGTCTGGCGGCTACCGTGGTCCCCTCTTTGCCGCGGCTGCTACTCCTGGACTCTCCGCCGGAGGTGCCTCTTACGTGAGTGTGCTGGCGTTCGTGAAGACGCAGTGGCTCACGGTTGTGAATTTGAGATCAAGTTTAGAGCAGTGTTCTTTCGCCTTTGCAACTTTATCTTCAGGTTATTGAGCAACCGATTGCCCTAATGTAATGCACAATTTACATCCCATTATTCAGGATAATCCGATTGTTCTGTGCAAAGATGAATAAAGAGTCATGTTGTGACACTTGCTCCAAAATAATGATAAGCGCTACATGATTCCTAATAAGAACTGTGCGTCACTGCTAGTCTCTcctcgcgtcttttttttttttgagcaactTAATCGTATCTTTCAGCTCCAGTACAACTGCTGGTCTGCTGCATGTACGCAGATGTCTTGTCGGTACGCGGTTAAAAAATGTACTGGATCAGATTGGATAGGATAGCTCATTCGAAACAACGCATTGCTGCGGTAAATCACGCAACCGGATAAACAAGTGTACATCGATTTGTTAAGGACGTCCAAACGGTTTCCTAAATTTCAAGCACTACGTCAAAATGACCCCTAATATTACCCGATATCATTCTGTTGAGCATGAAAAACGGTTGCCGAAAGTATTAGAGTTTGCTTGTGGGAAACCAGCTAAGCTGTCTAACCTGGAGGCAATATATCTTAAGAGTGTTCTAATGCATTTATTCATATAGTGAGGTACAGCAACAGCTGTTATCTCATGAAATGTTAAGGGCTCACTGCAGTGCACCTAATTTATATGCCCTGTATTATTTCCTTCTGACGACATACAGTTAAGCTacctttttatttttgctttcggCATCCTGTATTGCTTAACTTTCTACCTTCAGTCGTACTCCATGTACGTGCGAAAACATGATTATACACACTTAATTTATAAAAGGCAAGCACTGTCATCCACACGCGGatagaataaaaaagaaaggcacaATCCTTCCTCAAAACAAATGCTCCGAAGTTAagtaatgtttttgtttttttgcttagAACAATTCTCCCTGAGTTGCGACGATTTATTTCCTAACAAACTGTACAAGTGTTCCTTGTAGCTCTGTGCTTGCACAGGGTGGAGGACCATTTTTCGCCTTTGAAAAAAGTTCCCCCGTCTTGCAAATTGCCGCAAAACTGGTTTGAACGTTCAATTCTTCTACGCTCGTCTGGAATTAGGCTTAATTTTTCGAACGGGTCTTCACATATCATGCTCTTTGTCTTTATGAACAATGGTATTGTGGCGTACACCGTACTACTGTGGATCTCGCATAGATGATCAGTTCGGTACACAGTTTCGATGGCATAGTTGCAAGGTTATTTTAACGACGTATGTGTAATTTTTTCCAGCCTCCTCAACCTTACAGCTTTGGCTACGACACGACCGACGAGTTCGGTACCCAGCTTTTTCACAAGGAGCAAGGCGATGCCAGCAACGCCAAGACCGGTTCGTACGGCTACCGTGATGCCAATGGGCTCTTCCGTACGGTGAAGTACGTAGCGGACGCCAACGGCTTCCGAGCTACGATTGACACCAACGAGCCGGGAACTGCTCCGGGAGCCAGTGCCGATGCCGTTTTCAACGCGAATCCTGTTGCCGCCCCAGCAGGCGCCGGAAAAGGTGGAGCAGGTCGTTATGGAGGAGCGAAGGCTGCCGCGTATGGCGCCGGTGCTGGAGGTCCTTGGGCCGGCTAGTCACCTGTATTGTTATAGTGATGGACAAATAATTTTAATTGTTTCGTGCAGTTATACCTAGGGGAAAGTAACAACAGTGATTGTGCTTGAAGTGTCTCTATGAAATCTGTATGCAATAAATGACTTACGTCATGAGCAAATGTTTCGTGCAGTGTTTAATATGTGCGGCCAAGTAAGGTCACTCGGTCGCAATGATGTACCTATTCCTTTCGCACAATCTTATTTCTTTCGGTTCATCTACCGTTCATGGCAAACCGATCTCCGTGATAACGTGGGCGGAGTCCCGTTTTAAGCACGGACGAAGGGTAAGAGAGTATCACATTGGAACAGAATCGTTATGTTATAACTAGCAGTTTGCAATGTCTGTGAACTCTATTCACTCTTTATGGAGAATTCCTGAAAAGAGTCCAGCCATAGCTCATTAGTcactccttctctttaaaaacgTTTTGAAGTATTTGAACTGGCAGTTTTTGCATCGCGTACTATACATACATATGCCTCATGAACGTTCAAACTAAACATATGCATAATTTCGCTTGATATTAAGTGAAGGGCAACTGAAAATAAATTTGTAGAAGTACAAAGCTTCAACAAAAAATATTTCCTGTTGCTTAAAAGCTAGCAATAGTCCGGGTTCACGCGCACTTTCTGTCTGCTTTTCCCTGCTTTCACACCACCCCTGTGGAAGCAGGGAAGCTTCCACAGGGGTGGTGTGATGCCTGTGGCAAGAGCGTAGCAGACGAAACTTGCGCTTCGagtgaactttgtgcgcatgcgctactaTTGCTGATCTCGTTGATTCGAGCCGTTAGAAGGCGCTGACCGGCTGGCCAGGGAACGCTCGCCcggtactgttaaagaatcggtTGACTGTACATTAGACATCTCGAATGGGATGCCGAAGAACGTCTTTTGAATGGCCACATAGCACGAAGCACAGATGGGACACCCCTTAAATGTTCATAAAACGCCGTTTTTTGTCTTGGACATTTCTACCTTACCATTTCGTCTTATGGACATTCGTGGTTTACTGGGACACTATATAATTAATTGAAGTATATTCACCCTTAGATGAGATTTTGGGCGACCGGTGATTGCTTGCCGTTATTGTTGTGCTTGAATGCTACTTGCTTTCTGGGGACAACTTCAGCCAATAACGAGGTATTTTTGTGACTCGACATTGTGCCACTGTTGTTCTCTACCATCACTACAACGGGACAGTATTCTTTTTTATAAAAATAAGGAGGCAGGAACTAAAAGTTATGGTTCCGTTTGGCTGACGTTCTGAGCTGCTGTTGCGGCAACATTGCAGCAGGAAGGCAATCAATACATTTTAACGCATAGGGTAGCAC
This genomic stretch from Dermacentor silvarum isolate Dsil-2018 chromosome 2, BIME_Dsil_1.4, whole genome shotgun sequence harbors:
- the LOC125943634 gene encoding adult-specific rigid cuticular protein 15.7-like, with amino-acid sequence MDTILKTVLLLSFATLARAGNVFGGGYQGFQGAGFRGPGLQSGGYRGPLFAAAATPGLSAGGASYPPQPYSFGYDTTDEFGTQLFHKEQGDASNAKTGSYGYRDANGLFRTVKYVADANGFRATIDTNEPGTAPGASADAVFNANPVAAPAGAGKGGAGRYGGAKAAAYGAGAGGPWAG